A genomic region of Chryseobacterium sp. KACC 21268 contains the following coding sequences:
- a CDS encoding inorganic pyrophosphatase, with protein sequence MIPNFKAHPWHGISAGDNSPEIVNVFVEIVPTDTIKYEVDKESGYLKVDRPQKFSNIIPAMYGFVPRTYCEEEVKNLAVATGATDVTEGDHDPLDICVLSSHNFTSGNILLQAIPIGGFQMIDKGEADDKIIAVLVEDQVYGHIRDISELPTAEVNRLLHYFLSYKNLPTEPAKVKIDLIYGADQAKKVVLASQKDYTDNFVDKLK encoded by the coding sequence ATGATTCCAAACTTTAAAGCCCATCCGTGGCACGGGATTTCAGCTGGAGACAATTCTCCGGAGATTGTAAACGTTTTCGTAGAGATCGTTCCTACAGACACCATCAAATATGAAGTTGACAAAGAAAGTGGCTACCTGAAAGTAGATCGTCCGCAAAAATTCTCCAACATTATCCCGGCAATGTACGGTTTCGTGCCAAGAACATATTGCGAAGAAGAAGTGAAGAATCTTGCCGTAGCAACTGGCGCAACAGACGTTACAGAAGGTGATCACGATCCTTTGGACATCTGCGTTTTGAGCTCACACAACTTCACTTCTGGTAACATCCTTTTGCAAGCGATCCCGATTGGAGGTTTCCAAATGATAGACAAAGGTGAGGCAGATGACAAGATCATTGCGGTATTGGTAGAAGATCAGGTTTATGGCCACATCAGAGACATTTCTGAGTTGCCAACTGCAGAGGTAAACCGTCTTTTGCACTACTTCCTAAGCTACAAAAACTTACCAACTGAGCCTGCAAAGGTGAAGATCGATCTAATCTACGGCGCAGACCAAGCTAAGAAAGTGGTCCTTGCATCTCAAAAAGATTACACAGACAATTTCGTTGACAAATTGAAATAA
- the radC gene encoding DNA repair protein RadC → MNLKSLAEDDRPREKFLLKGKSAVSDSELLAIIMGSGNREESAVELARRILNSVENNWHRLSQLSIKDLTKFKGVGEAKAISIATALEIGNRKSQQEVLERQQISSSKDAFEILQSHLSDLQTEEFWAIFLNHQNKILYKSCLFRGGIASSVADVRVVFKTALEHFSTQIIVAHNHPAGSLKPSKEDINITQKIKDAGKLLDIDLLDHLILTQNNYYSFKDEGIL, encoded by the coding sequence TTGAACCTAAAATCCCTTGCGGAAGACGACCGCCCAAGAGAAAAATTCCTGTTGAAAGGGAAATCGGCAGTTTCGGATTCGGAGCTGTTGGCCATCATTATGGGAAGCGGAAATCGGGAAGAATCTGCAGTGGAACTGGCAAGAAGGATTTTAAATTCCGTGGAAAACAATTGGCATCGGCTCAGTCAATTATCAATCAAAGACTTGACAAAGTTCAAAGGAGTTGGTGAGGCAAAAGCCATTTCTATTGCCACAGCCTTGGAAATAGGTAACAGGAAATCTCAGCAGGAAGTTTTGGAAAGACAGCAAATCAGCAGTAGCAAAGATGCTTTCGAGATTTTACAATCACATCTGTCGGATTTGCAGACGGAAGAATTTTGGGCGATTTTCCTCAATCATCAAAACAAAATCTTGTACAAATCTTGCCTTTTCCGAGGTGGAATCGCGAGTTCTGTTGCTGATGTTCGTGTGGTTTTCAAAACGGCTTTGGAACATTTTTCCACTCAAATTATCGTAGCTCACAATCATCCGGCTGGCAGTTTGAAACCGAGCAAGGAAGATATCAACATCACGCAAAAAATAAAAGACGCTGGAAAATTATTGGACATCGATTTGCTGGACCACTTGATTCTGACGCAAAATAATTATTATAGTTTTAAAGACGAAGGGATTTTATAA
- the polA gene encoding DNA polymerase I, producing the protein MTSTDKRLYLIDAYAMIFRGYFAFIKNPRITTKGINTSAIFGFTNSLIELIKRDRPTHLAVVFDVGRTNVRHDDYADYKANRLETPEPILLAKPFINDILNAMHIPILGVEGYEADDVIGTIACKAEKQGYNVFMVTPDKDFAQLVTDKIKIYKPSMKGSDIEILGVEEIKAKYEINDPKQIIDYLGMMGDAVDNIPGLDGVGDKTARKFIQEFGSMENLLANTHALKGKMKEKVEASAERGLLSKKLATIICDAPIEFIEEQYDLDMPDFDKVKEIFDELEFRRLYENLYRAFSNKEYVEELMEVENPNDGKVETSSAPNKNGMMDMFATFEQLDQATTTKSNIEGNDHLYQYINDPKAQRILLNNLLKQKAVCFDTETTSLNELEAELIGMSFSYKKGLAYYIPISENREEAQETIELFRPFFEAEDVLKIAHNLKYDAKVLQNYNIDIKGKIFDTMIAHYLLNPDGRHGMDYLSEMYLDYKPVSIESLIGKKGKNQLTLREVDIETQTAYAAEDADVTFQLYELFAPQLAKENLEELFYNVEMPLMRVLAKIESTGVKLDNNWLAQESIDLENDLRVLESKIFELSGENFNMNSPKQLGEILFDKMQLDPKAKKTKTGQYATSEDVLQKLSSKHEIIASILEYRTLQKLKSTYVDALPSQIDKKDERVHTTFAQTVAATGRLASVNPNLQNIPIRTLRGQQIRGAFVADEGKKIISADYSQIELRLIAEISGEQNMIAAFQNNEDIHVSTAAKLFDIPLEEVTKTQRGQAKTVNFGIIYGQGAFALAEQTGLSRTEAKKMIDSYYESYPRLKEYMAEQVKKAQDQGYVQTILGRKRHLKDINSSNFVVKAHAERNAVNAPIQGSAADIIKLAMIKIDEELETQNLQTKMLLQVHDELLFEAPIDEVDVAMSLIKKEMESAFETTVPLLVEVGVGNNWLQAH; encoded by the coding sequence ATGACTTCAACAGACAAAAGATTATATCTGATAGATGCGTACGCGATGATTTTTCGCGGTTATTTTGCATTCATCAAAAACCCTAGGATCACGACAAAAGGTATCAATACTTCTGCCATTTTTGGTTTCACGAATTCTTTGATCGAATTAATAAAGCGAGATCGCCCAACACATTTGGCTGTGGTCTTCGATGTTGGGAGAACAAACGTCCGCCACGATGATTATGCAGATTACAAGGCAAACCGTCTGGAAACGCCGGAACCAATTCTTTTGGCAAAACCGTTTATCAATGATATTTTGAATGCAATGCACATTCCAATTTTGGGCGTTGAAGGTTATGAGGCGGATGATGTCATCGGAACAATTGCCTGCAAAGCGGAGAAACAAGGCTATAATGTCTTTATGGTAACGCCAGACAAGGATTTTGCACAATTGGTGACAGATAAAATAAAAATCTACAAGCCAAGTATGAAAGGCAGCGATATCGAGATTCTTGGTGTTGAAGAGATCAAAGCCAAATACGAGATCAACGACCCGAAACAGATCATCGATTACCTTGGAATGATGGGTGATGCGGTAGATAATATCCCAGGTTTGGATGGTGTGGGCGACAAAACAGCTAGAAAATTCATCCAGGAATTTGGGTCGATGGAAAATCTTTTGGCCAACACACACGCGCTGAAAGGAAAAATGAAAGAGAAAGTGGAAGCCAGCGCAGAACGTGGACTTCTGTCTAAGAAATTAGCAACCATTATTTGTGATGCGCCAATCGAATTTATCGAAGAACAATACGATCTCGATATGCCAGATTTCGATAAGGTCAAAGAGATTTTTGACGAATTGGAATTCCGAAGATTATATGAAAATCTCTACCGCGCATTCTCAAACAAAGAATATGTGGAGGAATTGATGGAAGTTGAAAATCCTAATGACGGAAAAGTTGAAACTTCCAGCGCGCCAAACAAAAATGGGATGATGGATATGTTTGCCACTTTCGAACAGCTGGATCAGGCAACCACCACAAAATCAAACATCGAAGGCAACGACCATCTTTATCAATATATCAATGATCCGAAAGCGCAGAGAATTCTGTTAAACAATCTCCTCAAGCAAAAAGCGGTTTGTTTTGATACGGAAACTACTTCGCTTAATGAACTGGAAGCAGAACTGATCGGGATGAGTTTTTCTTACAAAAAAGGCTTGGCTTATTATATTCCAATATCTGAAAATAGGGAAGAAGCCCAAGAAACCATTGAACTTTTCCGACCGTTTTTCGAAGCCGAAGATGTTTTGAAAATTGCTCACAATTTAAAGTACGATGCTAAAGTTCTTCAGAATTACAATATAGATATTAAAGGCAAGATCTTTGACACGATGATCGCGCATTACCTTCTGAATCCCGACGGCCGTCACGGAATGGATTATCTATCGGAAATGTACCTCGATTACAAACCGGTTTCCATCGAATCACTCATCGGTAAAAAAGGAAAAAACCAATTGACACTTCGGGAAGTGGATATCGAAACGCAAACAGCTTATGCAGCGGAAGATGCGGATGTGACGTTTCAATTATATGAATTGTTTGCGCCACAATTGGCCAAAGAAAATCTGGAAGAATTGTTCTACAATGTCGAAATGCCGTTGATGCGCGTTCTTGCGAAGATTGAATCGACAGGTGTAAAATTAGATAACAATTGGTTGGCGCAAGAAAGTATTGATTTGGAAAATGATCTTCGCGTTTTAGAATCCAAAATTTTCGAATTGTCTGGAGAAAATTTCAATATGAATTCTCCGAAACAGCTGGGCGAAATCCTTTTTGATAAAATGCAATTGGATCCGAAAGCGAAAAAAACCAAAACGGGACAATACGCAACTTCGGAAGATGTCCTTCAAAAATTGTCTTCGAAACACGAGATCATTGCCTCGATTTTGGAATACAGAACTTTGCAGAAATTGAAATCAACTTATGTTGATGCGCTACCAAGTCAAATCGATAAAAAAGATGAACGTGTTCATACGACTTTTGCGCAAACAGTCGCTGCAACAGGACGTTTGGCAAGTGTGAATCCGAATCTTCAAAATATCCCAATCAGAACTTTAAGGGGACAACAGATCCGTGGTGCTTTTGTAGCTGACGAAGGAAAAAAGATCATCTCCGCCGATTATTCTCAAATTGAATTAAGACTAATTGCTGAAATTTCCGGCGAACAAAATATGATCGCTGCTTTCCAAAACAACGAAGATATTCACGTTTCCACTGCGGCGAAGTTGTTTGATATTCCTTTGGAAGAAGTGACCAAAACCCAAAGAGGTCAAGCGAAAACGGTGAATTTCGGGATCATTTATGGTCAAGGTGCTTTTGCCTTAGCCGAACAGACCGGACTTTCCAGAACCGAGGCAAAGAAGATGATCGATTCTTATTATGAATCTTATCCGCGTTTGAAAGAATATATGGCAGAGCAGGTCAAGAAAGCGCAGGATCAAGGTTACGTCCAAACGATTCTTGGTAGAAAGCGCCATTTGAAAGATATCAATTCCAGCAATTTTGTGGTCAAAGCGCACGCTGAAAGAAATGCTGTGAATGCGCCGATACAAGGAAGTGCAGCTGACATTATAAAATTAGCGATGATAAAAATCGATGAAGAATTAGAAACTCAAAACCTTCAGACCAAAATGCTTTTGCAGGTTCACGATGAATTGCTCTTCGAAGCACCGATTGACGAAGTTGACG
- the mgtE gene encoding magnesium transporter, with protein sequence MNPADVAESLSKLPVKERLLQFLKLPKSEKADVFSHLDPDFQEETIRSIASHEVSDILNEMSPDDRTQLFEDFPDELIKSSINLLNPQERRVALKLLGYEADSIARLMTPYYVQIRKEWTVKRCLQQIKKVGKKVETLNFLYVVDEKNILIDDITIGSLLLADEEQLISELTDDHFVAIKTTTSKEDAVPYFEKYDRSALPIITENGVLVGIVTIDDILDQIESQNTEDIQKFGGLDALDMPYTQTSIFEMVKKRGFWLIVLFFSEMLTASAMGYFEDEIQKAVVLALFVPLIISSGGNTGSQAATLIIRAMALQEIGLKDWWYVMKKEIFTGLFLGSILGIIGFMRIALWQKVGLFDYGEHWAFVGLSIGISLMLIVLWGTISGSMVPFVLKKLKLDPATSSAPFVATLVDVTGLIIYFSVAGLFLTGKLL encoded by the coding sequence TTGAATCCAGCCGACGTCGCAGAATCACTGAGTAAATTGCCAGTGAAAGAACGTCTGTTGCAATTTCTGAAATTACCGAAGTCCGAGAAAGCAGATGTTTTCTCGCACTTAGATCCTGATTTCCAGGAAGAAACGATTAGAAGCATTGCGAGCCACGAGGTTTCTGACATCTTGAACGAAATGTCACCCGATGACAGAACCCAATTGTTTGAGGATTTTCCGGATGAATTGATCAAATCATCAATCAATCTTTTAAATCCGCAGGAAAGACGTGTGGCTTTAAAACTTTTAGGGTACGAAGCTGATTCCATTGCGCGATTGATGACGCCTTACTACGTTCAGATCCGTAAAGAATGGACAGTAAAACGTTGTCTGCAGCAGATCAAAAAAGTGGGAAAAAAAGTGGAAACGCTTAACTTCCTGTATGTTGTTGATGAAAAAAATATTTTGATTGATGACATTACAATCGGTTCTCTCCTATTGGCAGATGAAGAGCAACTGATCTCTGAACTGACCGATGACCATTTTGTAGCCATAAAAACCACAACTTCCAAGGAAGATGCGGTTCCTTATTTTGAAAAATATGACCGAAGTGCTTTGCCGATCATCACAGAAAATGGTGTTTTGGTGGGAATTGTAACAATTGATGATATCCTAGATCAAATCGAATCTCAAAATACCGAAGATATTCAGAAGTTCGGAGGTTTGGACGCGTTGGATATGCCTTACACACAAACTTCCATCTTTGAAATGGTGAAAAAACGTGGATTCTGGCTGATCGTGCTTTTCTTTTCCGAAATGTTGACCGCTTCTGCGATGGGTTATTTTGAAGATGAGATCCAAAAAGCCGTAGTTCTGGCTTTGTTTGTTCCATTAATCATTTCGAGTGGTGGAAACACGGGTTCTCAGGCTGCAACACTTATCATTAGAGCAATGGCCTTACAGGAAATTGGTCTGAAAGATTGGTGGTACGTGATGAAAAAGGAAATCTTCACTGGGCTTTTTCTGGGAAGTATCTTAGGTATTATTGGATTTATGCGGATCGCTTTGTGGCAGAAAGTCGGACTTTTCGACTACGGCGAACATTGGGCTTTCGTAGGATTGAGTATCGGAATTTCTCTAATGCTCATCGTACTTTGGGGAACTATCTCTGGCTCTATGGTTCCATTTGTCCTCAAAAAACTGAAGCTGGATCCAGCAACTTCTTCTGCGCCTTTTGTGGCAACGCTTGTGGATGTTACCGGTTTGATCATCTATTTTTCTGTTGCCGGATTATTTCTGACAGGAAAACTTCTTTAA
- a CDS encoding ABC transporter ATP-binding protein produces MIRAKNIHKFYGTLEVLKGVDITIKAGEVVSIVGESGAGKSTLLQILGTLDNPSDPDKYGTDIALDGNSFLKMKDRELSKFRNKNIGFVFQNHQLLPEFTALENVLLPSRIGGISEKEVLEKAHSLFEDLNIASRLHHKPSQLSGGESQRVAVARALINSPKIIYADEPTGNLDSKNADALHQLFFDLRDKYHQTFVIVTHNSVLAESTDRKLVMKDGQIVL; encoded by the coding sequence ATGATTCGAGCAAAAAACATACATAAATTCTACGGAACTCTGGAAGTTCTGAAAGGCGTTGACATCACGATAAAGGCAGGAGAAGTTGTTTCCATTGTTGGAGAATCGGGCGCGGGAAAATCTACGCTTCTTCAGATTTTGGGTACTTTGGACAATCCGTCTGACCCAGATAAATACGGAACCGACATCGCTTTGGATGGCAACAGTTTTCTGAAGATGAAAGACCGTGAATTGTCTAAATTCAGGAACAAGAATATTGGTTTTGTGTTTCAGAATCACCAATTGTTGCCGGAGTTTACCGCTTTGGAAAATGTTCTTTTGCCATCCAGAATTGGCGGAATTTCTGAGAAAGAAGTTTTGGAAAAAGCACATTCATTATTCGAAGATTTGAATATCGCCAGCCGATTGCACCACAAACCATCTCAACTTTCTGGCGGTGAATCTCAGAGAGTTGCGGTTGCGAGAGCTTTGATTAATTCCCCAAAAATCATCTACGCAGATGAACCAACTGGAAATCTCGATTCCAAAAATGCTGATGCGCTTCATCAATTATTTTTCGATTTGCGGGACAAATATCATCAGACTTTTGTGATTGTGACTCACAACTCCGTATTGGCAGAAAGTACAGATAGGAAGTTGGTGATGAAGGATGGGCAGATTGTTTTGTAG
- a CDS encoding murein L,D-transpeptidase catalytic domain family protein, translated as MKSFLLLIFSLLLISCEVKSQENQSILFASPEAKISQKIAYLKAFIKESNYNSDKAFLIDFSISSSKFRFFVVDLKSGNIIQKALVAHGDGSEDGKVNGVLKFSNKDGSHCSSLGKYIVEEKYKGKFGMSYRLTGLDETNSNARSRAIVLHRLSCVPDVEQKDEICLSFGCPMVSDNFFKILEQHIDKSDKKLIIYAYN; from the coding sequence TTGAAATCATTTTTACTTTTAATTTTCTCACTTCTCCTTATTTCCTGCGAAGTCAAATCCCAGGAAAATCAATCCATTCTGTTTGCAAGTCCTGAAGCAAAAATCTCTCAGAAAATAGCTTATTTAAAAGCCTTTATCAAAGAATCAAATTACAATTCGGATAAAGCTTTTTTAATTGATTTCTCAATCTCATCTTCCAAATTCAGATTTTTTGTGGTGGATTTGAAGTCGGGGAATATTATCCAAAAAGCATTGGTTGCGCACGGCGACGGTTCGGAAGATGGAAAAGTAAATGGCGTTTTGAAGTTCAGCAACAAAGATGGTTCGCATTGTTCATCATTAGGAAAATACATCGTTGAGGAAAAATACAAAGGAAAATTCGGGATGTCTTACCGATTGACCGGACTTGATGAAACCAACAGCAATGCGAGAAGTAGAGCCATCGTATTGCACAGATTGAGTTGCGTTCCGGATGTGGAGCAGAAAGACGAGATTTGTTTAAGTTTCGGTTGCCCGATGGTTTCTGATAATTTCTTTAAAATTTTGGAGCAACATATTGATAAATCTGATAAAAAATTGATAATTTACGCCTACAATTAA
- a CDS encoding pyruvate decarboxylase, whose protein sequence is MKKYLRSLFLTFYLSSLLISCANYGDALVYKNKDFKVSKVKTVLYFNPEVFPDINEIKEPTYTAFYSATSDKMKSLGNIKYLQVDTPISFDDVDSKTVKEICENNNADVAIIPKVKYFKVGFGKYVFSNQVIVSMKLYDSKGHFIMETSYDTYKGNGRLLGSASNSVIIGTKGAIRKIHKELTN, encoded by the coding sequence ATGAAAAAATATCTACGCTCTCTTTTTCTAACTTTCTATCTGTCAAGCCTCCTGATTTCCTGTGCAAATTATGGTGACGCCTTGGTTTACAAAAATAAAGACTTCAAAGTTTCGAAAGTAAAAACCGTTCTCTATTTCAATCCTGAAGTTTTTCCGGATATCAATGAGATCAAAGAACCAACCTACACAGCCTTCTATAGCGCCACGTCTGACAAGATGAAATCTCTTGGGAATATCAAATATCTACAGGTTGACACCCCAATTTCCTTCGATGATGTCGATAGCAAGACCGTGAAAGAGATTTGCGAAAACAACAACGCCGATGTTGCCATCATCCCAAAAGTTAAATATTTCAAGGTGGGATTTGGGAAGTATGTCTTTTCAAATCAGGTAATCGTGAGTATGAAACTTTACGATTCCAAAGGGCATTTTATTATGGAAACTTCGTACGATACGTACAAAGGCAACGGGAGATTGCTAGGTTCTGCATCCAATTCTGTGATCATAGGAACCAAAGGTGCGATCAGAAAAATACACAAAGAACTGACCAACTAG